The following are from one region of the Bacillus spongiae genome:
- a CDS encoding MoxR family ATPase: MFNQLKENISKVMIDKEAEIELMMIALLSDGHILLEDVPGTGKTTMAKCFSKSVEGTFSRLQFTPDTLPSDILGQEYFDMKTSDFKVRKGPVFSHVLLIDEINRAVPRTQSALLELMEEKNVTLGGVTYPLPKPFIVIATQNPFDSIGTFPLPDAQLDRFLLTIQQGYPSVEHEKKMLKRFKTSNPIDTIQSVLTIADVINMKEEMKQVLVSDDVEDYLLGIIQRTRNHKYIEIGVSPRGSLAYMRAIQARAYIHGREFCNPEDVKELALPLLAHRIVLNVEGEVKTTKRHVIQEILDHSPVPVEAK, translated from the coding sequence ATGTTTAATCAATTAAAAGAAAACATCTCAAAAGTCATGATTGATAAAGAAGCTGAAATTGAACTAATGATGATTGCTCTTCTCAGTGATGGGCATATATTATTAGAGGATGTCCCAGGAACTGGGAAAACAACGATGGCAAAATGCTTTTCAAAAAGTGTAGAGGGCACCTTTAGTCGTCTGCAGTTCACCCCTGATACTTTGCCCTCCGATATCCTTGGCCAAGAATATTTTGACATGAAAACGAGTGATTTCAAGGTGAGAAAAGGACCGGTTTTCAGTCATGTTTTATTAATTGACGAGATTAATCGTGCCGTTCCGAGGACACAATCCGCCTTACTTGAATTAATGGAAGAGAAAAATGTAACGTTAGGAGGCGTAACGTATCCTCTACCAAAGCCTTTCATCGTGATTGCAACTCAAAACCCTTTTGATTCAATTGGTACTTTCCCCTTACCTGACGCACAATTGGACCGTTTTTTATTAACGATTCAGCAAGGCTATCCTTCAGTTGAGCATGAAAAAAAGATGCTTAAGCGATTTAAAACCTCCAATCCGATTGATACCATTCAGAGTGTTTTGACGATAGCCGATGTTATAAACATGAAAGAAGAAATGAAGCAAGTCTTAGTTTCAGATGATGTAGAAGATTATTTATTAGGGATTATTCAAAGGACAAGGAATCATAAATATATTGAGATCGGTGTAAGTCCTCGCGGCTCGCTTGCCTATATGAGAGCGATTCAAGCTCGAGCCTACATTCATGGTAGAGAGTTTTGTAATCCAGAAGATGTGAAAGAACTGGCCCTTCCTTTACTCGCCCATCGAATCGTGTTGAACGTAGAGGGGGAAGTGAAAACAACGAAAAGACATGTCATCCAGGAGATCTTGGATCACTCGCCAGTTCCTGTTGAGGCAAAATGA
- the msrA gene encoding peptide-methionine (S)-S-oxide reductase MsrA gives MEKTTQLATFAGGCFWCMVQPFDTLPGIKKVVSGYMGGHTKNPTYEQVKTGETGHFEVVQITFDPTLFSYEKLLELYWPQIDPTDDGGQFHDRGSQYRTAIFYHSQEQKMLADQSKQKVENSGVFKKPIVTEILAGTTFYEAEDYHQDYYKHEPTAYKEDREKSGRDTFINQHWQNDHQK, from the coding sequence ATGGAGAAAACAACACAATTAGCCACATTTGCCGGTGGGTGCTTTTGGTGCATGGTGCAGCCGTTTGATACTCTGCCCGGAATTAAAAAGGTAGTGTCAGGATATATGGGAGGGCATACTAAAAACCCAACATACGAACAAGTTAAAACAGGAGAAACAGGCCATTTCGAAGTCGTCCAAATTACGTTTGATCCGACCCTATTTTCCTATGAAAAATTGTTGGAATTATATTGGCCACAAATTGATCCAACTGATGATGGCGGACAATTTCATGACCGCGGTAGTCAATACCGAACAGCTATTTTTTATCATTCACAAGAACAAAAAATGCTGGCAGACCAATCTAAACAAAAAGTAGAAAATTCTGGTGTTTTCAAAAAGCCAATTGTCACTGAAATTTTAGCTGGAACAACTTTTTACGAGGCAGAAGACTATCATCAAGATTATTACAAACATGAACCGACTGCGTATAAAGAGGATAGAGAAAAATCCGGTCGCGATACGTTTATTAATCAACATTGGCAAAATGACCATCAAAAATAA
- a CDS encoding DUF58 domain-containing protein — protein sequence MKKKVEKTIFSSSITLCVTALLFLILSFFPYTSVMFLLALLMILVLFSRIYLSITYRQIHWKLKQYTLSSSVEDVEEYFIEVVNDSAFPLFQTEVILESENEKKMVFVDGNEQESSFHKMTLYLRPKSRKLLRFKLKAKSRGYHTLSHLEIVLYDPFRLTAYRLIYPESRYPEFEVFPRFNQLSKLHLQSLIPGYKTTTFSPFFDETNIIGTKDYENESFRHIHWLATAKENRMMAKKYERVHGNVYSILLNFVGNGFFHLRKDMEELIEYTVSICTLLARDGCDVELFVNYSTQTEGILHVKHDSNKTDIKKLIQTTTLIDTKGVFLSTNHFFDYVCRVKNPHSIMLVVGTASEARRIQWTQVKP from the coding sequence ATGAAGAAAAAAGTAGAGAAAACAATCTTTTCATCTTCTATTACTCTATGTGTCACGGCCCTTCTTTTTCTTATACTTAGCTTTTTTCCATACACCTCTGTGATGTTTTTATTAGCTCTGCTGATGATACTTGTATTATTCTCGCGAATTTACCTTTCTATCACCTATCGACAAATCCACTGGAAATTGAAACAATATACACTTTCCTCAAGTGTAGAAGATGTAGAAGAGTATTTCATCGAAGTGGTGAATGATTCCGCATTCCCTTTGTTTCAAACAGAAGTAATCCTTGAGAGTGAGAACGAAAAAAAGATGGTGTTTGTCGACGGTAATGAACAGGAAAGTAGCTTTCATAAGATGACCCTATATTTACGACCTAAATCGAGAAAGCTTCTTCGTTTTAAACTCAAAGCAAAGAGTAGAGGGTATCACACATTATCCCATCTTGAAATTGTATTGTATGATCCTTTCCGATTAACCGCATATAGACTGATTTATCCGGAGAGTCGATATCCTGAATTTGAGGTGTTTCCTCGATTTAATCAATTAAGTAAGCTGCATTTACAATCTTTAATCCCAGGGTATAAAACAACAACATTTTCTCCCTTTTTTGATGAAACAAACATCATTGGAACGAAGGACTATGAAAATGAAAGTTTTCGGCATATACACTGGTTAGCGACAGCGAAAGAAAATCGAATGATGGCTAAAAAATACGAAAGAGTCCATGGAAATGTTTACTCCATCCTCCTCAATTTCGTAGGGAATGGCTTTTTTCATCTTCGAAAGGACATGGAGGAGTTGATTGAATACACCGTCTCCATATGTACTTTATTAGCTAGGGACGGATGTGATGTTGAGTTATTTGTCAATTATTCCACACAAACGGAAGGTATTTTGCATGTGAAACATGATTCGAACAAGACTGATATTAAGAAACTCATTCAAACAACCACTTTAATAGATACAAAGGGCGTTTTCCTTTCTACGAATCATTTTTTTGATTATGTATGTCGAGTAAAAAATCCGCACTCCATAATGTTAGTAGTCGGGACAGCGTCCGAAGCTAGACGCATTCAATGGACCCAGGTCAAGCCGTAA
- a CDS encoding leucine-rich repeat domain-containing protein yields the protein MKNSIHKKIMIIIAIIFCFQPIVQLEYPVFAQSQKLIPDPNLEQAIKQKLHKLDHTELTVADLKLLTELNLYEKNVKSIEGLEHAVNLQYLDLYGNHINDISSIETLVDLTYLHLGETNITDISSLSTLTKLTNLNLYNNNISDISSLAKLENLNSLALNSNQVNDISSLEELVNLSYLYLSENNITDISSLAGLKELEELYLSSNDIEDISSLTDLEEIYILDLSGNNIKDISSLANMNNLIQLLLSSNSISDISSLAGLKNLAELYLPSNHITDISSLAKAENLNYLYLRKNFIKDISSLVDLQKLRLMDLEGNPLNLKAKEIIQTLASEGKTVIYPGDFLDEAQSSNASLFDLTVSSGSFIFEQDKMNYFVHVENNIDSLKVTPTVQNDKASIIVNGEAVSSGEESGTIVLQVGDTPINVIVRAENGTERTYTITVTRETQIDPVGSQLIPDQNLAKAIKQKLGKQDNTELTVADLESLTELSLYEKSVSSIKGLEYAVNLQYLDLYGNKINNLSSIEKLVNITNLDLTGTNITNISSLSNLTNLTNLDLSDNKISDISSLAGLENLNILSLNNNQIEDISSLASLKNLSYLSLGNNIITDISSLAGLGEVEELYLYSNSIEDITSLANLEKIYILDLSDNLIKDLSSLVHLKKMVQLSLSNNNISDISSLVGLKNLSQLYISSNSIIDISRLAEVENLFYLLLRDNLVKDISALVDLQQPMYMDLDGNPLNLKAEEIIQILEEQGKKVIYSGTFQDESSYSSDLTVSEGSSHIERDKTEYGENALDYLVPVNTAISIFKAPVTVNYYQSVQNGSKKSDSKEIENRDEEANSLPKVLIKLQKESSLVAVNTYFPHMKKVYTPIVHSHQVIVQQHLFN from the coding sequence ATGAAGAATAGTATACATAAAAAAATAATGATTATAATAGCAATCATCTTCTGTTTTCAGCCTATTGTGCAACTAGAGTACCCTGTGTTTGCACAATCCCAGAAGCTGATACCAGACCCAAATTTAGAACAAGCAATTAAACAAAAATTACACAAGTTAGACCACACTGAATTAACAGTAGCTGACTTGAAATTACTGACTGAATTAAATCTATATGAAAAAAACGTTAAGAGCATTGAAGGCCTTGAACATGCAGTCAATCTACAATATCTAGATCTGTATGGCAATCATATTAACGATATATCGAGTATAGAAACATTAGTGGATTTGACCTATTTACATTTAGGTGAAACCAACATAACCGATATTTCAAGCCTATCAACACTAACAAAGTTAACGAATTTAAATTTGTATAATAACAACATCTCTGATATTTCAAGCTTAGCGAAACTAGAAAATCTAAATTCATTAGCTCTTAACAGTAATCAGGTAAATGATATTTCTAGTTTGGAAGAATTAGTAAACTTATCTTATTTATATTTAAGTGAAAACAATATTACCGATATTTCAAGCTTAGCAGGACTAAAGGAATTAGAGGAACTCTACCTCTCGAGTAATGACATTGAAGATATCTCTAGCCTCACAGATCTAGAGGAAATCTATATACTAGATTTATCGGGTAATAATATTAAGGATATTTCAAGCTTAGCGAATATGAATAATTTAATACAATTATTATTATCTAGCAATAGTATTAGTGATATCTCAAGTCTAGCTGGTTTAAAAAATTTAGCAGAACTTTATTTACCATCAAACCATATTACGGATATCTCAAGTCTAGCTAAGGCAGAAAATTTAAACTATCTTTATTTAAGAAAAAACTTTATCAAGGATATTTCAAGCTTAGTCGATTTACAGAAGCTAAGGTTAATGGATCTTGAAGGCAACCCATTAAACTTAAAGGCAAAAGAAATTATTCAAACGCTGGCATCAGAAGGAAAAACCGTTATTTATCCAGGTGATTTTCTAGACGAAGCACAATCAAGTAACGCTAGTTTATTTGATTTAACAGTAAGTAGTGGTAGCTTCATTTTTGAACAAGATAAAATGAACTACTTTGTTCATGTAGAAAACAATATTGATTCGCTCAAGGTTACGCCAACCGTACAAAACGATAAAGCTTCCATTATAGTTAATGGAGAAGCAGTAAGTAGTGGAGAAGAGTCAGGAACAATCGTTTTACAAGTTGGTGACACTCCAATTAACGTAATCGTCAGAGCAGAGAACGGGACTGAAAGAACCTATACGATTACCGTGACAAGAGAGACCCAAATCGATCCTGTTGGCTCTCAGCTAATTCCAGATCAAAATTTAGCCAAAGCAATTAAACAAAAGTTAGGCAAACAAGACAACACTGAATTAACTGTAGCTGACTTGGAATCTCTAACTGAACTAAGTCTATATGAAAAAAGTGTAAGCAGTATTAAAGGACTTGAGTATGCAGTAAATTTACAATATCTAGATTTGTATGGAAATAAAATTAACAATCTATCAAGTATTGAGAAATTAGTAAATATAACAAATCTAGATTTAACAGGAACTAACATCACGAATATTTCAAGTCTATCTAACTTAACCAATTTAACCAATTTAGATTTAAGTGACAACAAGATCTCTGATATCTCTAGTCTAGCGGGACTTGAAAATTTAAATATATTATCTCTAAATAATAATCAAATTGAAGATATTTCAAGTTTGGCAAGTTTAAAAAACTTATCTTATTTAAGTTTAGGTAACAACATAATCACTGATATTTCTAGCTTAGCAGGACTAGGGGAGGTAGAAGAACTATACTTGTATTCTAACAGCATTGAGGACATCACAAGCTTAGCGAATTTAGAGAAAATCTATATACTAGATTTATCTGATAATTTAATCAAGGATCTATCAAGCTTGGTTCATCTAAAAAAAATGGTACAATTATCCTTGTCAAACAATAACATTAGCGATATATCAAGTCTTGTTGGTTTGAAAAATTTATCGCAACTTTATATATCATCAAACAGTATCATTGATATTTCAAGACTAGCTGAAGTAGAAAATTTATTTTATCTATTATTGAGAGATAATTTAGTCAAGGATATTTCAGCTTTAGTAGATTTGCAGCAGCCAATGTATATGGACCTGGATGGGAACCCACTAAACTTAAAGGCTGAAGAAATTATTCAAATACTGGAAGAACAGGGGAAAAAGGTTATTTATTCTGGAACCTTTCAAGATGAGTCATCGTATTCAAGTGATTTGACTGTAAGTGAAGGGAGCTCACACATTGAAAGGGACAAAACCGAGTACGGAGAAAATGCACTTGATTATCTAGTGCCAGTTAATACCGCCATTTCTATCTTTAAGGCACCTGTAACAGTGAATTACTATCAATCGGTTCAGAATGGAAGTAAGAAAAGCGATAGCAAGGAAATAGAGAATAGAGATGAGGAAGCTAATAGTCTACCAAAAGTATTAA
- a CDS encoding MFS transporter: MSWKEYPQNIKVRLITSFFNRTVSSAVMPFMALFFSEELNKVWAGLFLVFTVFVSFGVSMVGGYISDRFPRKKVLLVTSTFSALMFLIMTISLYPKENIIWLFAFAYLVYIVTSSLGRPAMHAIIIDSTTRENRQAIYTLDYWLVNLSMAIGVSLGGLLYLHHQIVLFSLLTLTSSMLPIAYKLWLIDEHTQLLEKKHKNVLVDLVANYKTAFQDTPFVKVVFGSMFIFSAEFSLNSYIGVRLAESFESIHIGHFELAGVRMLSLLNIENMLLVVFLTFMINRVTRRFSNQSMLLTGLVLYGIGYVTVTSANTWYILILFNLIATLGELIYSPIRNTEQANMIPDDKRGSYSAFSNISFSGADLIARSTIIIGAYLAPTMMSVYIGIFIMIGIALMYSGLFLTSPKSVNKHMTSHSHR; this comes from the coding sequence ATGTCTTGGAAAGAATATCCACAAAATATTAAGGTACGATTAATCACTTCTTTTTTTAACCGTACCGTATCATCAGCGGTTATGCCGTTTATGGCCCTATTTTTCTCAGAAGAATTGAATAAAGTTTGGGCAGGGTTATTTTTAGTTTTTACCGTTTTTGTTAGCTTTGGGGTTAGTATGGTTGGAGGTTATATTTCCGATCGTTTCCCTCGTAAAAAAGTGTTATTAGTCACATCGACTTTTAGTGCACTCATGTTTCTAATTATGACGATTAGCTTATATCCGAAGGAGAATATCATCTGGCTATTTGCCTTTGCTTATTTAGTATATATTGTAACTAGCAGCCTTGGGAGGCCTGCCATGCACGCTATTATTATTGACTCAACAACACGTGAAAATCGTCAAGCAATCTATACGCTTGATTACTGGCTAGTCAATTTATCGATGGCAATCGGGGTTTCATTAGGAGGATTGCTATATTTACATCATCAAATCGTCTTGTTCTCTTTATTGACACTTACATCTTCCATGCTGCCTATTGCCTATAAGCTTTGGCTCATTGACGAACATACTCAGCTTTTAGAGAAGAAGCACAAAAATGTATTGGTAGATTTAGTAGCAAACTATAAGACAGCCTTTCAGGATACACCATTTGTCAAAGTGGTGTTTGGCTCAATGTTTATTTTTTCCGCTGAATTTTCGCTAAATAGTTATATTGGTGTACGGTTAGCCGAATCATTTGAATCGATTCATATCGGTCATTTTGAATTAGCCGGGGTACGAATGTTAAGCTTACTAAACATTGAAAATATGCTTCTCGTTGTATTTTTAACGTTTATGATAAACAGAGTCACTCGTCGCTTTAGCAATCAGTCAATGCTTCTAACTGGACTGGTTTTATACGGTATTGGTTATGTGACGGTCACTTCTGCTAATACATGGTATATACTGATTTTGTTTAATTTGATCGCCACATTGGGGGAGTTAATCTATTCCCCTATACGTAACACAGAACAAGCAAATATGATTCCGGATGATAAAAGAGGGTCTTACTCCGCTTTTTCCAATATTTCCTTTAGTGGAGCCGACTTAATCGCACGCTCTACAATCATCATTGGAGCTTATTTAGCCCCGACCATGATGTCGGTTTATATCGGCATCTTTATCATGATCGGAATCGCGTTAATGTACTCTGGTTTGTTTCTGACATCCCCTAAATCAGTAAATAAACACATGACAAGTCATTCTCACAGATAG
- a CDS encoding DUF4931 domain-containing protein: protein MGKEELLLFKSSLAKNKPESIVNRDSTCPFCETESLTNILDREGSIIWLENKYPTLVDTYQTIIIETDQCESELSKYEESHLRKLLRFALRKWLDMQKSGDYASVILYKNHGPLSGGTIRHPHMQIVGLKKFDYKNKIKMKHFSGDIIDQVGKMSLTISDFPLVGFTELNIKMDEHYGINDIDQMAKYMQHCTHFLLNHIGCTSYNLFFYQLDEHIYIKIMPRFVTSPVFVGYAIPQLSDYKEEIVKNMKKLYFAERTYRGR from the coding sequence ATGGGTAAAGAAGAGCTTCTTTTGTTTAAATCTAGTTTGGCGAAAAATAAACCTGAAAGCATTGTAAATCGTGATTCTACTTGTCCTTTTTGTGAGACGGAGAGTTTAACAAATATACTAGACAGAGAGGGATCAATCATATGGTTGGAAAATAAATACCCTACTTTAGTAGATACGTATCAAACCATTATTATTGAAACGGATCAATGTGAATCAGAGCTTTCAAAGTATGAAGAGAGCCATCTTAGAAAATTGCTAAGATTTGCATTGAGAAAATGGCTTGATATGCAGAAAAGTGGGGATTATGCATCCGTAATACTATACAAAAACCACGGACCGCTATCAGGTGGAACGATAAGACATCCTCATATGCAAATTGTTGGTCTGAAAAAATTTGATTACAAAAATAAGATAAAAATGAAGCATTTTAGTGGCGATATTATTGATCAAGTTGGAAAGATGTCTTTAACCATTTCCGATTTCCCTTTAGTAGGGTTTACAGAATTAAATATAAAAATGGATGAACATTATGGGATCAACGATATTGATCAGATGGCCAAATATATGCAACATTGTACCCATTTTTTATTAAACCATATTGGATGTACTAGTTATAATTTGTTTTTTTACCAACTTGATGAGCACATTTACATAAAAATCATGCCTAGATTTGTGACGTCTCCCGTATTTGTCGGGTATGCTATTCCCCAACTGTCTGACTATAAAGAGGAGATTGTAAAAAATATGAAAAAATTATATTTTGCTGAGAGGACATACAGAGGAAGGTAA
- a CDS encoding BsuPI-related putative proteinase inhibitor, which produces MKKIFFIIGLTLLLSACNSLTPESPPMEKVVDDSVEEQAESPNLSTGIVAGSIEPSLKKIDSSSSNTFQYTLKNQTERKAVLLFPTTQLFDYEVHDELGKLLFTYSSGKEFIQTAKEIALQPAEEWSTSISLPNFEPGTYTLTVWSKAIENPYKQSTTFTVE; this is translated from the coding sequence ATGAAAAAGATATTTTTCATCATTGGACTTACACTTTTATTATCTGCATGTAACTCGCTTACTCCAGAGAGTCCACCTATGGAAAAAGTAGTGGATGATTCAGTAGAAGAGCAAGCAGAATCGCCGAATTTATCGACTGGAATCGTTGCTGGAAGTATTGAACCTTCTCTCAAAAAGATAGATTCAAGCTCATCTAATACCTTTCAATACACGTTAAAAAATCAGACAGAACGAAAAGCAGTATTGTTATTTCCAACGACCCAACTATTCGATTATGAGGTTCATGACGAATTAGGGAAGCTTCTTTTTACGTATTCTTCTGGAAAGGAATTCATCCAAACTGCGAAAGAGATTGCGCTTCAGCCTGCTGAGGAATGGTCAACTTCCATTTCTCTTCCCAACTTTGAACCAGGGACTTATACGTTAACGGTTTGGTCGAAAGCAATCGAAAATCCATATAAACAAAGTACAACGTTTACCGTTGAATAG
- a CDS encoding ABC transporter substrate-binding protein has protein sequence MDRQLLTLWKAVPSGNVKKEELAEALRLSTKQTSRYIQKWTKEEWLTFSSGRGRGKVSTLQWLKNVEEMYEEQLLNSMDKWSVEEMYEEQLLNSMDKWSIEMISKYLLWDWSKDSKLRLMEKFRSKFGYTNNLNVQDKLLIPKVYPFLSMHPLVAADANSVSLIANIYNRLVAVNHNGEVLPELVHSWEETSTRLRLYLKKDVIFHDGSILVAEDVVHCLQKLQNHSHFQDLWKPVTSIVTKAPLVVDLEFPNGCSYCLQMLSMLNASIYKEMKGTIIGTGPFYIEENSETRTSLVAFKEYFQERPLLDSVEFVIVPQDFGRLYRAANLEGEKSTFSVESNSGFGVIMMNAFRQSAINRKEVRDYLHYIIAKNRHTIVDVNPLMNPNDQGCLTGVSEQYDIEKVNRPYFSEPLILKIMNYTEKATMWLKEILEKEGVPVQLKWVPFEDTLYNEKVKQEVDLFVHGEVFEMNQHFSFYFFLKNGYSPLPDIIKTDEGLLKDMAEYERTPFEKWPALNKKVEKSLLEASLMIPLYHKKRKIPFSEELKNVTIKHFGYVDFSKLWVKPNIE, from the coding sequence ATGGATAGACAATTATTGACTTTATGGAAGGCAGTTCCATCAGGGAATGTAAAAAAAGAAGAGTTAGCTGAAGCACTTCGATTAAGCACAAAACAAACCTCTAGGTATATACAAAAATGGACGAAGGAGGAATGGCTTACCTTTTCATCAGGGCGTGGACGAGGAAAAGTGTCAACGCTTCAATGGTTAAAAAATGTGGAAGAAATGTATGAAGAACAGTTGCTGAACAGCATGGATAAGTGGAGTGTGGAAGAAATGTATGAAGAACAGTTGCTGAACAGCATGGATAAGTGGAGTATTGAAATGATTAGTAAATATTTGTTATGGGACTGGTCAAAGGATAGTAAGCTGCGGCTAATGGAGAAATTTCGTTCGAAATTTGGGTATACGAACAATCTCAATGTTCAAGATAAACTTCTGATTCCGAAAGTTTATCCGTTTCTGTCGATGCATCCATTAGTAGCAGCGGATGCAAATAGTGTTAGTTTAATTGCAAATATTTATAACCGGCTAGTTGCTGTTAATCATAATGGTGAGGTGTTGCCAGAATTAGTACATAGCTGGGAGGAGACATCCACACGTTTGAGACTATACTTAAAAAAGGATGTTATTTTTCATGATGGTTCCATCTTAGTAGCAGAGGATGTTGTTCATTGTTTACAAAAATTACAGAACCATTCACACTTTCAAGATTTGTGGAAGCCTGTGACAAGCATTGTCACAAAAGCTCCGTTAGTAGTTGATCTAGAATTTCCTAATGGATGTAGCTACTGCTTACAAATGCTCTCGATGTTAAACGCGAGTATATATAAAGAAATGAAGGGGACAATCATTGGAACAGGTCCATTCTACATTGAAGAGAATAGTGAGACCAGAACGTCATTGGTTGCATTTAAAGAGTATTTTCAAGAGCGACCTTTGTTAGATTCTGTAGAATTTGTGATTGTACCACAAGATTTTGGCAGGTTGTACCGAGCGGCCAACCTTGAAGGGGAGAAATCGACTTTCTCCGTTGAAAGTAATTCTGGGTTTGGCGTCATTATGATGAATGCCTTTCGTCAATCAGCGATAAACCGAAAGGAAGTTCGTGATTATTTGCATTATATCATAGCCAAAAACCGTCATACGATAGTCGATGTCAACCCGCTTATGAATCCTAACGACCAAGGATGTTTAACTGGAGTAAGTGAGCAATATGACATAGAAAAAGTAAACCGACCTTATTTCTCTGAACCACTTATTTTGAAAATAATGAACTACACAGAAAAAGCAACAATGTGGTTAAAAGAGATTTTAGAGAAAGAAGGCGTACCTGTTCAATTAAAGTGGGTGCCATTTGAGGACACTCTATACAATGAGAAGGTAAAGCAGGAGGTTGACCTATTTGTTCACGGTGAAGTGTTTGAAATGAATCAACATTTTTCCTTTTATTTTTTCCTGAAAAATGGTTATTCTCCCTTACCTGACATTATTAAAACAGATGAAGGGCTGCTAAAGGATATGGCTGAATATGAACGAACCCCTTTTGAAAAATGGCCGGCACTAAATAAAAAGGTGGAAAAATCTCTACTTGAAGCTTCCTTAATGATTCCGTTGTATCATAAAAAACGAAAAATTCCCTTCTCAGAGGAATTGAAGAACGTTACGATTAAGCATTTTGGTTACGTAGATTTTTCCAAGCTATGGGTGAAGCCGAATATAGAGTGA
- a CDS encoding DUF6612 family protein: MKVIKLAGIMFLLMILSVACSNESTSKEAGKEEGDKKQEITKEELVKKALEKEITSMEMVTEATSTIESNEQEMTNSLTMESVNDTSVAYAKMTDVEGETEIYADGETAYVKIPEEEWVYGPIEELGEDFSAAGFNESYQDYIKALEEHTDVFIIKKEDKKYNLAVDNSDLTNEDLLKFIEEVFSENGFNKDITEIISFEYVTTYDEEFYLEHIEYEVKYEQTLDGETTTIASSLVADYKTNEKDKVEIPTEVKENAISAYE, encoded by the coding sequence ATGAAAGTAATCAAGTTAGCTGGAATCATGTTTTTATTAATGATCTTAAGTGTTGCGTGTAGCAATGAATCTACCTCAAAAGAAGCTGGTAAAGAAGAAGGAGATAAAAAACAAGAAATTACAAAGGAAGAACTAGTGAAAAAAGCACTAGAAAAAGAAATTACGAGTATGGAAATGGTGACTGAAGCAACATCAACAATCGAATCGAATGAACAAGAGATGACTAATTCGCTTACAATGGAATCAGTGAATGATACTTCTGTGGCGTATGCAAAAATGACTGATGTGGAAGGCGAAACAGAAATATATGCAGATGGCGAAACAGCTTATGTGAAAATACCTGAAGAAGAATGGGTTTATGGACCAATTGAGGAGTTAGGAGAAGATTTTTCTGCAGCTGGTTTTAATGAATCTTATCAAGACTATATTAAGGCTTTAGAAGAACATACAGATGTTTTTATAATTAAAAAAGAGGATAAAAAATATAATTTAGCTGTAGATAATTCAGATTTAACTAATGAAGATTTACTCAAATTCATAGAGGAAGTATTCTCGGAAAATGGATTCAATAAAGACATAACAGAGATCATTTCGTTTGAATATGTAACAACGTATGATGAGGAATTTTACTTGGAACATATTGAGTATGAAGTGAAATATGAGCAAACATTAGACGGTGAAACAACTACTATCGCATCGAGTCTTGTAGCAGATTATAAAACAAATGAAAAGGATAAAGTAGAGATTCCAACAGAAGTAAAAGAGAATGCTATTAGCGCTTATGAATAA
- a CDS encoding DUF4190 domain-containing protein, whose amino-acid sequence MNLVENTQTNNQSTLALTLGILSIIIPFIGLLIGIAGVFVSRKAINEIVHTNEGGKGLATAGFICSIMGIFIQILVILGYIAFTSITYTG is encoded by the coding sequence ATGAATTTGGTAGAAAATACTCAAACAAATAATCAATCTACTTTGGCCTTAACCTTGGGTATTCTTTCAATAATAATCCCGTTCATTGGGTTACTGATCGGTATTGCGGGAGTTTTCGTCTCAAGAAAAGCAATAAATGAAATCGTTCATACTAATGAAGGTGGAAAAGGATTAGCGACAGCGGGGTTCATTTGCAGCATAATGGGAATTTTTATTCAAATTCTCGTAATTTTAGGGTATATTGCATTCACATCCATCACATACACGGGGTAG